The DNA segment TAGATACTACTATTACTGGTCCTATGTATAAAACCTTTTTAACTAAGAAATTTAGCGGATTTAATTAGTAGTATTAAATTTGTCAACAAGTTGTATATTTTTCCAAATTTACCCTTAAAATTATTGggatttcattttcttaatctCTTTTAATCTAATCTAATTAATGCATCTCCACTTAAGGGTATTTTTGCAAAAACATAATGCAGTAAATAATTCGGCAGGAGTCTATGAAAAAGACTTAAACAAACTTCCGAAAAAGTTCTTATAAAAGTAAACAGAGGAAGAACAATATATTTATGTGGATAGAATTAAACTAAAAGCTGATCTCCATCCATCATAAAGAGCAACATAATACATACACACATTTTGCAGTTAATTCATTGggttttttttcctctaaagtTATCATTTGAACAATGACTCGCTAGAcagagaaagtaaagaaaacacAGCTCACTAATCTTCAAACAGCAAAAGGCTTTTGTATTGCCCTCAAAAACAAAGAGTGGGCAAGAAATAGCTAGATTTCACAATATgcataaaatcatatttagatGCTTCTTTGCACTCTCTTCAAAATCTAATATAGAGAGAATGGAATTAATTAGTGAAGCCGGAGAGAAACAGGCACTGCCAGTTTGCTCCATAAGTACGAAGATGAATCTTGATCTATCTAATATGTGAAAAACCTCTAGTTCAGCCAAGTATGCAGCAAGCCAATAGCAATCTAGAACATTTGTTCCTGGCCAAAAGCACCACCTAGAAGGGTCAAAAGCCCAAAACCAGACTACAGGTCACCAACAATCATCAATTTCTTCTGTCTTATGTTGTCATTTAGCACATATTGCgccttaaaaaatgaaatagaaagggGCCAAAATTAGGCCGGAGCATTCATTAACATGGTTTCTAGAAGACCTTACTACCACGAACTAACTATCAGTCTAACCCAATGTCAATCAatgttttaaattgcagtagtgGCTGCAATTGTATTTTTATCACAATCACTGATATTGCAGACAAATGCAGCCTCAATTGTGGGTCACAGAAACCCCAAAAGGCCAAAAATCTTGATGTTGCAGCTGCGATCGCAACTGTTGACCCTTTTTTGATGCCAATGAGCAAGTTCCGATGAataagttcaagaaaaggttcttTCCAACGCCTTATTTCTATCTAATCAAGATTTTTTCGATGCCAATATGGATCATCCATCTAGCTTTGTTAATTAAGAGGTAAAGCGATATTAAGGGGAAATCCCCAATACAAATTCTATTATTCTAAGTTTTTCTTTCACTTCTGTAGTTGATTTCGAGTAATAACACCATATAGTCATCACAACGCATTAGGATTTGATGCTCTACTAGGGACAGGTAGGTACATTTTTGGTTGCAGAGGCAAACAACAAACAACACAAACTCTTAGTTGGAACTTGGAACCACAGAAAGGAATGCTTGCAATATAATAActgttcaatttcaaaattcaaccacaaaattacaaaattaaacaaattttacaaACAAGAAAACCCAAAATTGACAACAGATTATGAACATTGACTTTCACTCATCAGaataagacaaaaacaaaaaagagagagagagagagagagagaagccaTACTTTGTGCATAGAATCAATTTTATCGGGGCTGCAATAATCGACGGTGAAAGGATCGTCTTTGTTGAACCAAACGGCGGAAACAGAAGCGTGGCAACCTTGAGTGACCACGCTCCCTAGCGGCCACGTGTCGATAAGGTCTCGGCGGAGCACCACGTACTGCACTACAACATCCGCGTGATTCGTTGTGGCGGGTTGACTCATTGAGTTGGAGCTGAGAGGACTCGGGCGGCTGGAGATAGAAGGCGCGTGTAAATGGGGAAGTGTAGCCCTAATTGTGGTGCTTGGGAAAGCGGAGAGACGTAATGGAATGCCGCAGGCCATTGATAAGCTCACACCTACACTAGCTACCATCTATCACCACAATaatctttattgaaaatattctcacagaatataaatttaatatattggtTCCAAAACCTAATTTAAAAGGATAAATAATTCAACATCCTACTAAAAAATTAGGGTAAAATActcaaacttaattttattctacatatttttttaaattgtgattttagttcttttaattttttaatttagatattttatcttttacttttaaaaaatctataattttattttttcttatttcttaattataacattatatttttcaatttttaaaaatctatagttttcatcttttttgtttaattttatatttgattatgtattttttttaataaaataagtttgttaacaattaaagttaaaaaaatgtttgtaatGTGAATAATAAAGATacatattatgattttttttaaatgaagaaacgaaatgttttaattaaaaaaataataaattaaaatcatgaaCTTGTTAAGAGTAAGAAATGAAATgtgttaattaagaattaaagaaactaaaatgacaagatttaaaaaaaaattattattaaataacctCTATACTCTATAGACTattatcatcacatattcaTGTTCTAACCTGGATCTACGgtgtagtaaaaaaaaacttgatattCATTCTGCCGAGGTAAGAATAATACTAACATCGAAAGTTatccatttttaattaaatttctaaataagctataacaatatttaataagatacataaactatatttttttctttaacttaatatttgaacttgtgtttattttttaattaggttctTGTTATTACAGTgacttaattaataaaaaagtaaaaatttaaagaccaaatgaagaaaaaaaaaacatgattaacgACATAGTTAAAAATTGTCACATAATTTAGAGACCTGcatgttaatttaaattttttaaaaaaaatatttttgtttcattaaatACTttgaaatttagatttttttttttttagttttatgtgttataaaaataatagcaaGTAATCATTTTAGTCTTTAGAATTAACAAGAGTACAAGACTAAAAAAAAGTTCCTTAAGTTaaaatttttcattcattctaGGAATTATAGTGACAGTAagttataaaattagttaaattaatcTGAAGATGCTTGAACTATATGTGAAATTTAATAAAGTCtctgaattttcatttttttctaaaaaagttGGAATATATAAATCACAAATGCCGTGCATTGGAAGAAATATTAACTTGAAAACAATCTAATCTGCAACTTTCTTTCAACCCAATAAGTTATATGTGctcttattaaaataaattcgtGTCTTGTACCCTTGGAACTGGATCCTCTTTCAACGTATTTTACACATGGTGTGAATGGGTTTGTTCAATATCGAAGTCCTAGTCTCGTTTTGTGCAAGTGCTAAAACATAATGCGGAGCATAACCATACATTCAAATTGTTTAAGATTCATTTCATTAATTACGCATTTGTTAAGGATGATAAACAATTGTTCACAGCCGAGTTATATAGGATTCTACCCGAATCAGAAAAACTCAAGTTGATATACATTATTATAGATCTAGTttggtttggattttttttaagcgAAAAAATATAAGTCAAATAACGGACCAGTTGAGGTTATTGGAGTTAGCAATTCTTGTTAATAAAATCTTGGTATCCACGGACTACGGTCTACGGCTATGTTTGGGTGTCAAAGggaaaaaagattaattaagaaaataaatttgaattgtaGTAGTATAAAAGCGTAAAACccatatcaatttttaaaattttcaccaCAAATACACTTAAATCAAAATAACCAAACATTATCTATGATTACATGTAGTAATCACTACATGTTGTCCGGATGGTAGAAGGAGTTTGCTTCTAGTCTGATGTTTAGTGTATGTTTGgtaaaatgaaaagataaaaagataaaaagttttaattcaaagtaaaaaataaaaatgtaaatttcataaaaatttattgttcattttacttatttttcagTATGTTTTGCTTTTATCAAACACGCCGTTAATatttatgcatcaaaagtgTTTGACCCTAACCCTATTTATCAAAACATATCATTTCTTAactagataattaaaaaattatatttcatatttaaaataagtacTGTATTTGTTAAGAACATTCTTTTATTAAATGCATAAAATTAGGTTCacattattttccttcattatgaAGATGAGAGAGCACGTTGGATAACCTGTCAATGCCTATGACCTAAGCTATGACCAACTTGTTATGCGAACAAGtcattcttgattttttttggtggtGGTGAGGGATTaatcaaaagtttttaaaaaatggtgacgcaaaagtttttaaaatccacccgactgattttttttatgtactgTTTAATTTGAGCATCCATGAAGCATGCACAATTCATCAACAACAAAGTAACATGAGAATAATTTTGCTGTAAAAAACGACatgttacttttaaaatataaggttTTGATTTGATCGAAATTAcgaattttttgaattaaaaaactaaatttctgtattttaaaacagaagattaaattatcaaataaataaaataaagactaaaattatattttagtctatATTATTAACATGTCTAACTTTTTTAGGAATAATCTAGTCTAacctaaatatattttgattatggaTCAAATCTAgagatttaaaagaaattatacacgcctttttcggaaattttaaaaaataatacacgtttttattttttaaaacttatacaaaaattttatgatttatagaTTTCGATTATAGATTTCGATAATTTATAGATTTCgatcattttttataagtttttagtttAGAATTCgaatatgtgtgtgtatatatatattataatatgttATTCTTGCTGGTATGAAGTTGATTTagataatttcatttaatttttgaaatctataattatttatttaacttatgGGTTTATTTATTGGAATGAGGTTGATTGGTCAAGTTGTTTAGGGTGCTGATCATTTGACTTATAAGTTTACTTATATGAtagtttgattaaattttatgtaatttgtttatttttatcaaaattttctaTACTTAAAGGAGGAAGatgatgatatttttaaaaaaaaaatacttattaatgGGTTGCACATAATCTATTACCGTTTAATGTTTGGAaaagatttagaaaaatttgtaaagttttaaaaattaaaaacaagcatatataattttcttaaatattaagaGAGATTTAAGtaagacttaaaaaaatatataatttctttaaatctcatcaatttctataatttagtctttgtttttgaaatcctCAAAAACCTGATAAAAGTGGAGCCTAGACATAGGTCATTTAGCCGGTCATGCCAACACGTTTTCATTTTTCATCCTCATTCACTCTCTGCAAAACATTGATATTTTATCACTCTACCCCGGGCTGTTATGTTTGGATTCATAAAGAAGATTAAATATACAGAAGGgaagaaaaaatatcttatcTATTGTGCGAATAAAGatagaaaatgtattttttcttctcattttgttAGAACATTATTTCGAATAACTATTATCCCCTGATATAAAGATGCAGGCTAGGGGCTAGTAAACAAGtgaatgacaaaaaaatctttacttcatttttttatgcgtcaagagaaaaaataattatgagttTCGGCATAATTTTCGTATGTTTTTTAGTCAAATAATAGAAAATGTTATAACATTTTTTCTGAATATAGATAAGAAGATGAAATTGTTGTTTGTTTGTTGGGAGTGGCAAATCAAGTTATAGGCTCGCAGCGGCAACTAGGCTGCTAACAAGATGCATCCCTTCCACCAACATCTTATCAAATCTTAACCGTTCTGTCATCAACATATGCGAATCTTCAAACAGCGTTCATctgtttttcatttattatcttatccttttccttttccacTTTAACGCCAccaaagaaaaaactaaataaataattatttttatagaaaaaactaaataaataattatttttatctttgaatgTGTTGTTTATTTCTGAATgtgtaaaatattaataaatttatttcttaaagataaaaattttaattttaattttcaaaaatgaaaaaaatatgataaatttatcaatttattaacttttgtcCGCCCATTAATGAAAGAGTTTACATACTtttgattgaaaaattaatttgattttttttcatacttttcacTCAATGATAAAATGGATCAGATTCTACATGACCAAACCTTGTGGGAGTTAAGGAatgatggaagaaaaaaaaaataaaaaaataaaaataaaaatgtaatagaAGAGTCTGGATTCCAAACGAAAAAATTCAAACttgattgaaaatgatttttctgaTTTTTGAAGAATGGGACGATAAAAGGATTGATCGCAAAAAAGATTTCTTGTTCTTATTAGATGATCGTGATTGGATTCACATATGTttggcaaaaagaaagaaaaatatttttctttaagaataataaaaaagaaaaatattcaattgGAACATGAAAACATGACAGAATCTATCTATTgttctaaaaattataatgtaacagtatctaaaaattataatgtttatcaatcaatattatatttattattgagtttgttctaatttatgcttgttttcttattttttaagtgtttattgtaatgttatatgTTTGCAACgatacaaaaatagaaaagatgaagattaaattgatgaatttatcacacttttacactttctctattttcttggactaaaatttaaatttttatcttttggaaatgaatttgtcAACACATTACACattcagaaataaaaataattatttacccaAAGAAAAAACACCTTCATTCTGGGCATGTGTGTCCTAGTTTGATCTCAGCTTAATCCTTTAACATGgagcttttaaaattaatcaaataattatgtctgtcgaataataattaatatataatgtaaTTACCTTTATTAGAAATACGAGCCTCATGGTTTGAGATGTTCACCCAAAAATATGTTTAGGCAGTTGGCATGTGAATTCTGAAGTTATCGGTGGCTAATTTTAAGCACTAATTCTAGCTAGATGCAATCAGCTGCCTCAagattatttgtattttgatgTAAAGATAACTaactattgttttaaaaaataataataaaacacttGGAATCCAATGCTCATCCCCAATTCcccaatattattaattatcggAGAGAATAGAAGGGGTCCACACTCCCTCATCCACATACCCCAAGGGAACCTACAACAAATCTCTTACAtatgagacttgaaaagtcagcCCTAGCCAT comes from the Glycine soja cultivar W05 chromosome 6, ASM419377v2, whole genome shotgun sequence genome and includes:
- the LOC114415068 gene encoding putative peptidyl-tRNA hydrolase PTRHD1, with the protein product MVASVGVSLSMACGIPLRLSAFPSTTIRATLPHLHAPSISSRPSPLSSNSMSQPATTNHADVVVQYVVLRRDLIDTWPLGSVVTQGCHASVSAVWFNKDDPFTVDYCSPDKIDSMHKVTLEVKGEPQIKNLSEKLTAGGIIHKLWIEQPENIPTCLATKPYPKSIVSSYFKKLKLCK